From a single Caldisericia bacterium genomic region:
- the rnc gene encoding ribonuclease III — translation MSSIDDFISFIENNYKIKIKNKQLIIRSLVHTSKENFEPPISFERLEFLGDSIINFLITERVFKKYRNVSEGVLAKYKAILISKETLSKFAKILKINEYITLGKGEEKSGGREKENILCDAFESFIGALYLDSGLRTPRKIINKLMNFIIIEKISDSKTYLQEITQKKFELLPKYSVLEIKGLEHDKTYVVGVFINDKIIGIGEGKSKKEAEKRAANEAIKYLTQNEKIY, via the coding sequence GTGAGTTCAATTGATGATTTTATAAGTTTTATTGAAAATAATTATAAAATAAAAATAAAAAATAAACAACTTATCATAAGATCCCTTGTCCATACATCAAAAGAGAATTTTGAGCCTCCTATAAGTTTTGAAAGACTTGAATTTCTTGGTGATTCAATAATAAATTTTTTAATTACCGAAAGAGTTTTTAAAAAATATAGAAATGTTTCTGAAGGAGTACTTGCTAAATATAAAGCAATATTAATTAGCAAAGAAACACTTTCAAAATTTGCTAAAATATTAAAAATTAATGAATATATCACATTGGGAAAAGGAGAGGAGAAAAGCGGAGGAAGAGAAAAAGAAAATATTTTATGCGATGCTTTTGAATCATTTATTGGTGCTTTGTATCTTGATTCAGGTTTAAGAACACCAAGAAAAATAATAAATAAATTAATGAACTTTATTATAATTGAAAAAATTTCAGACAGTAAAACATATCTTCAAGAAATTACCCAAAAAAAATTTGAATTATTACCAAAATATTCTGTATTGGAAATAAAGGGATTGGAACATGACAAAACTTATGTAGTTGGAGTGTTTATCAACGATAAAATTATTGGAATTGGTGAGGGTAAAAGTAAAAAGGAGGCTGAAAAAAGAGCAGCAAATGAAGCTATTAAATATCTAACTCAAAATGAGAAAATTTACTAA
- the plsX gene encoding phosphate acyltransferase PlsX produces MKIILDAMGGDYAPHEIIEGAKLAKEELNIDIVLVGKKSEIEKYLIQEEEKKFEIIHAEEVVTMEDKPVMAFRRKKDSSINKGITLLKEGYGDAFVSAGNTGAILTSSYFILGKIKDFIRPTQSAIIPTLKGFLILVDAGANVDSEPQHLLHWAQMGKIFSKLITGKKEIKIGLLNIGEEEEKGNNFTKEVYKLLKDHFSDEFVGNMEGKDFLYGNFDVCVTDGFVGNVALKTLEGEASLFLSLIRNIFSKNLITKLSYLLVKNEFKNNFDKFNYEKYGGSPILGVNGTVLVCHGRSKRVAIKNAIKMAKNLVELRLVEKLKSEFN; encoded by the coding sequence GTGAAAATTATTTTAGATGCAATGGGGGGAGATTATGCCCCCCATGAGATAATAGAGGGGGCGAAATTAGCAAAAGAAGAATTAAATATTGATATAGTTCTTGTTGGAAAAAAAAGCGAAATTGAAAAATATTTAATACAAGAAGAAGAAAAAAAATTTGAAATTATTCATGCAGAAGAAGTTGTCACTATGGAAGATAAACCAGTTATGGCATTTAGAAGAAAAAAAGATTCATCTATAAATAAAGGTATCACTCTTTTAAAAGAAGGATATGGTGATGCTTTTGTTTCTGCTGGAAATACTGGAGCAATTTTAACATCATCATATTTTATATTAGGAAAAATAAAAGATTTTATAAGACCAACTCAATCTGCTATAATACCAACTCTTAAAGGATTTTTAATTCTTGTTGATGCGGGTGCAAATGTTGATTCTGAACCACAACATCTTTTACATTGGGCACAAATGGGTAAAATTTTTTCGAAGTTAATTACTGGAAAAAAAGAGATTAAAATCGGACTATTAAATATTGGTGAAGAGGAAGAGAAAGGAAATAATTTTACAAAAGAAGTCTATAAATTATTAAAAGATCATTTTTCAGATGAATTCGTGGGGAACATGGAGGGAAAAGATTTTTTGTACGGTAATTTTGATGTATGTGTTACTGATGGATTTGTGGGAAATGTTGCTTTAAAAACTTTGGAGGGTGAAGCATCTCTTTTTCTTTCATTGATAAGAAATATTTTTAGTAAAAATTTAATAACAAAACTATCTTATTTACTTGTTAAAAATGAATTTAAAAATAATTTTGATAAATTTAACTATGAAAAGTATGGAGGTAGCCCAATTTTAGGTGTTAATGGAACTGTTCTTGTTTGCCATGGAAGATCAAAAAGAGTGGCTATTAAAAATGCTATAAAAATGGCTAAGAATCTTGTAGAATTAAGGCTTGTTGAGAAATTGAAAAGTGAGTTCAATTGA
- the rpmF gene encoding 50S ribosomal protein L32 gives MGVPKKKKSKSRVRMRRAYFYKPPNVNLVECPHCHELIVPHRVCPYCGYYKGREIVAKEVEE, from the coding sequence ATGGGAGTTCCAAAAAAGAAAAAAAGTAAGTCAAGAGTTAGAATGAGAAGGGCATACTTTTATAAACCACCAAATGTAAATTTAGTTGAGTGTCCACATTGTCATGAACTTATTGTTCCACATAGGGTATGTCCTTATTGTGGATATTATAAGGGAAGAGAGATTGTTGCAAAAGAGGTGGAGGAGTGA
- a CDS encoding stalk domain-containing protein, whose protein sequence is MKKLIFLFIILTFLNISFISQETLISFGNSNLEILTNEEIVIPVKIENVKNLYGFSIYIEFEPENLKILEVIEGEFLKKDTQTLFLSKIDLERREIIIGGARRGNVLGISGSGVLFYIKFILKEKNKTFLKFKEVVLKDNNLNNINFKTLDLNISPKLQDVPILKYEPEVLIFKNKDEVLEIKITNIGKGVIKGKIYTNDDWIVLKNTNFEGNNNIIYVAIKKESLEEGKIFIESNGGNGVISVKFEKPSNIKIVLQIGNQVAYVNDNPYLLPFPPFIEKGRTMVPLRFISEHRGAQVIWVKDESKAIIIFNDIYIELWVDQNKNYVRMNGVFYSIDVAPYTLKGRTVVPVRFVSEFLGGKVLWNPDTKVVTILFET, encoded by the coding sequence ATGAAAAAGTTAATTTTTTTATTTATAATATTAACATTTTTAAACATTTCATTTATTTCTCAAGAGACATTAATTTCTTTTGGAAATTCAAATTTAGAAATTTTAACAAACGAAGAAATAGTTATTCCTGTTAAAATTGAGAATGTAAAAAATTTATATGGATTTTCTATTTACATTGAATTTGAACCAGAAAATTTAAAAATATTAGAGGTTATTGAAGGCGAATTTTTAAAAAAAGATACTCAAACTCTCTTTTTATCTAAGATTGATTTAGAAAGAAGAGAAATAATTATTGGTGGTGCAAGAAGAGGAAATGTGTTAGGAATAAGTGGTAGTGGAGTACTTTTTTATATAAAATTTATTTTAAAGGAAAAAAACAAAACTTTTTTAAAATTTAAAGAAGTAGTTCTTAAAGATAATAATTTAAATAATATAAATTTTAAAACCCTTGACCTTAATATTTCGCCTAAACTCCAAGATGTCCCAATATTAAAATATGAACCTGAAGTTCTTATTTTCAAAAATAAAGATGAAGTTCTTGAAATAAAAATAACAAACATTGGCAAAGGAGTAATTAAAGGCAAAATATATACAAACGATGATTGGATAGTTTTAAAAAATACCAATTTTGAAGGAAATAATAATATAATTTATGTTGCAATAAAAAAAGAGAGTTTAGAAGAAGGAAAAATCTTTATTGAAAGCAATGGTGGAAATGGTGTAATTAGTGTAAAATTTGAAAAACCCTCAAATATAAAAATAGTACTACAAATTGGAAATCAAGTAGCCTATGTGAATGATAATCCATATCTTTTACCCTTCCCTCCTTTTATCGAGAAAGGAAGAACTATGGTTCCATTAAGATTTATTTCAGAACATAGAGGCGCTCAAGTTATTTGGGTAAAAGATGAAAGTAAGGCAATAATTATTTTCAATGATATTTATATAGAATTATGGGTTGACCAGAATAAAAATTATGTTAGAATGAATGGTGTTTTTTATTCAATAGATGTGGCACCTTACACTTTAAAGGGAAGAACAGTTGTTCCTGTAAGGTTTGTATCTGAATTTTTAGGAGGAAAGGTACTTTGGAATCCAGATACAAAAGTAGTCACCATTTTATTTGAAACTTAA